From Tiliqua scincoides isolate rTilSci1 chromosome 2, rTilSci1.hap2, whole genome shotgun sequence, the proteins below share one genomic window:
- the MYG1 gene encoding MYG1 exonuclease has protein sequence MLRTLLRVRSLSGGLMPDPKRPRPARVGTHSGTFHCDEALACFLLRLLPAYQDAEIIRTRDPQLLSGCDVVVDVGGEYDPQKHRYDHHQRSFGESMHSLKPEKPWLTKLSSAGLVYFHFGTQILATRLGLKEEDPVVHMLYDKLYENFVEEIDAIDNGISQWDGEPHYAMTTNVSARVGYLNPRWNDKDQDTEAGFQKAMELVGTEFLDRLDYYYRAWMPARTLVEEAIQQRFQVDPSGEILVLAQGGCPWKEHLFSLEQVLDVKKPLKFILYTDLGGQWRVQCVPAGLRTFQNRLSLLEEWRGLRDEELSRVSGIPGCIFVHSSGFIGGNHTKEGALEMARKTLAQHTESSTCSS, from the exons ATGCTGCGAACCTTGCTGCGCGTTCGGAGCCTGAGCGGCGGCCTCATGCCCGACCCCAAGCGCCCCCGGCCGGCCCGCGTCGGCACGCACAGCGGCACCTTCCACTGCGACGAGGCGCTCGCCTGCTTCCTCCTGAGGCTGCTTCCTGCTTACCAG GATGCAGAGATCATCAGGACACGGGATCCCCAGCTGCTGTCAGGGTGTGATGTAGTGGTGGACGTTGGAGGCGAGTATGACCCTCAGAAGCATCGCTATGACCATCACCAGAG GTCATTTGGGGAATCCATGCACAGCCTCAAGCCTGAGAAGCCTTGGCTGACCAAGCTGAGCAGCGCAGGGCTGGTGTACTTTCACTTTGGCACCCAGATTCTAGCCACCCGGCTGGGCCTCAAGGAGGAGGATCCTGTTGTGCACATGCTTTATGACAAG CTGTACGAGAACTTTGTGGAGGAGATTGACGCAATAGACAATGGCATCTCCCAGTGGGATGGGGAGCCCCATTACGCCATGACCACTAATGTGAGCGCCAGGGTGGGGTATCTGAACCCCCGCTGGAATGACAAGGATCAAGACACTGAG GCTGGCTTCCAGAAGGCCATGGAACTGGTGGGCACTGAATTCTTGGACCGACTAGATTACTACTACCGTGCATGGATGCCTGCACGCACTCTTGTGGAGGAGGCCATCCAGCAGCGCTTCCAG GTTGATCCCAGTGGTGAGATCCTAGTGCTGGCGCAGGGTGGCTGCCCATGGAAGGAGCATCTCTTCAGCCTTGAGCAAGTGCTGGATGTGAAGAAGCCTCTCAAATTTATCTTGTACACTGATCTGGGTGGCCAGTGGCGAGTGCAGTGTGTCCCTGCTGGGCTACGCACCTTTCAGAACCG ATTGTCACTTCTGGAGGAATGGCGGGGTCTGCGTGATGAGGAGCTCTCCCGAGTCAGCGGCATCCCTGGCTGCATCTTTGTACACTCCAGCGGCTTCATTGGGGGAAACCACACTAAGGAAGGTGCCCTGGAAATGGCACGCAAGACATTGGCTCAGCATACTGAAAGCAGCACATGCAGCTCCTGA